The Pelodiscus sinensis isolate JC-2024 chromosome 30, ASM4963464v1, whole genome shotgun sequence genome has a window encoding:
- the LOC102445816 gene encoding olfactory receptor 10A2-like gives MEKAERRNQTLIMEFILLGFGDVGDLQPLLFLVFLVIYIVTVAGNILIVVLVVTDPQLRTPMYFFVGNLSCLETCYSSTILPRLLASLLTGDRTVSVKRCLVQTYFFSIIAMAENLLLAAMSYDRYLAICHPLRYAALMNGRVCCQLVAGSWLYSFLVVGVLNSFLFPLTFCNAKEIDHYFCDFSPMIRLSCDAAWTLQLATLTISAIGTVVPLLLTLASYVCIITTILRIPSSTGRQKAFSTCSSHLMVVTIIYISLIIVYVFPSLTTSTVLHKVFSLFYTVLNPMINPIIYSLRNKEVKESLRKAIGKVVTFRNKHRIW, from the coding sequence ATGGAGAAGGCGGAGAGGAGAAATCAGACCCTCATCATGGAATTCATCCTCTTAGGATTTGGGGATGTTGGTGACCTGCAACCCCTTCTTTTCCTCGTGTTTTTAGTGATCTATATTGTGACTGTTGCCGGCAACATCCTCATCGTTGTGCTAGTTGTGACGGATCCGCAGCTTcgcacccccatgtacttctttgTGGGGAACTTGTCCTGCCTGGAGACCTGCTACAGCTCCACcatcctgccccggctgctggccagtctcctcACTGGGGACAGAACCGTCTCGGTGAAGAGGTGCCTGGTACAAACCTATTTCTTTTCCATCATAGCAATGGCTGAAAACCTGCTGCTGGCGGCCATGTCTTACGACCGGTATCTAGCGATATGCCACCCTCTCCGATACGCCGCCCTGATGAACGGCCGGGTGTGTTGCCAGCTAGTGGCGGGCTCCTGGCTGTACAGTTTTCTGGTGGTCGGCGTATTGAATAGTTTCTTGTTCCCATTAACATTCTGTAATGCCAAAGAAATTGACCATTACTTCTGTGATTTTTCCCCCATGATAAGGTTGTCCTGTGATGCCGCCTGGACCCTACAATTGGCGACGTTAACGATCTCTGCCATAGGGACGGTAGTGCCTTTGCTACTGACCCTGGCTTCCTATGTTTGTATCATCACCACCATCCTGAGAATCCCGTCCTccaccgggaggcaaaaggccttttccacctgctcctcccatctCATGGTGGTGACGATTATATACATCAGCCTCATCATTGTCTATGTGTTTCCATCACTCACCACTTCCACCGTCCTCCACAAAGTGTTCTCGCTCTTCTACACAGTCCTGAATCCCATGATCAACCCCATTATCTACAGTctgaggaacaaggaggtgaAAGAGTCCCTGAGAAAAGCGATTGGGAAAGTGGTCACCTTCAGAAACAAGCACAGAATCTGGTAG